A genomic stretch from Dissulfurispira thermophila includes:
- a CDS encoding type 4a pilus biogenesis protein PilO — MAFKLGFDIETMSPNKRKVLLVLLSLVIIILFGVLLIMPAFEERTKLIAEIDKQKSEIQVAQKNAAKLSTLIAENERLKGRLFELQMQIPEEKEVSGLLKQVSELGIKSGLQIVSWKPKAKAVHSSKEVYEIPVEVEMRGNYHRLGQFFSNITKLSRVVNISNISIKTGVQKQKTATLNVSFTLMTYSFIPEKERKALEAASKEKKKEKKK; from the coding sequence ATGGCATTCAAGCTTGGCTTTGATATTGAAACCATGTCTCCGAATAAAAGAAAGGTGTTGCTTGTACTACTTTCTTTGGTTATTATTATACTTTTTGGTGTCTTATTGATAATGCCTGCCTTTGAAGAAAGAACAAAGCTAATAGCCGAGATTGACAAACAAAAGAGCGAAATTCAGGTAGCTCAAAAAAATGCTGCAAAACTCTCAACTTTGATTGCTGAAAACGAGAGATTAAAAGGCAGGCTTTTTGAATTACAGATGCAAATCCCTGAAGAGAAAGAAGTATCAGGGCTTTTAAAACAGGTATCTGAATTAGGAATAAAATCAGGGCTTCAGATTGTTTCATGGAAGCCAAAGGCTAAGGCTGTTCATTCAAGCAAAGAGGTATATGAAATACCTGTTGAGGTTGAAATGCGAGGTAATTACCATAGGCTTGGTCAGTTCTTTAGTAATATCACGAAACTCAGTAGGGTTGTTAATATTTCTAACATAAGTATAAAGACAGGAGTTCAAAAGCAAAAGACTGCAACATTGAATGTTAGTTTTACTCTGATGACATACTCTTTTATCCCTGAGAAAGAAAGAAAGGCACTCGAGGCTGCATCAAAAGAGAAAAAGAAGGAAAAGAAGAAATGA
- a CDS encoding universal stress protein, whose product MEIKKILFPTDFSEGALNALPYAVDLAKSYGAKLYMLHVIYDIATASGLYVPHISVDEMYKELDASARKELEKFGVDKRMDIKDVEYTVIRGIPYEEILKFASEKNIDLIVIGTHGRKGLDRVLFGSTAERVVRNASCPVLTVREPKQKG is encoded by the coding sequence ATGGAGATCAAAAAGATTCTTTTTCCAACAGACTTTTCAGAAGGGGCATTAAATGCCTTACCCTATGCCGTAGATCTGGCAAAAAGCTACGGAGCAAAACTCTACATGCTGCATGTTATATATGATATAGCAACAGCATCAGGACTCTATGTGCCACACATCTCTGTTGATGAGATGTATAAAGAACTCGATGCAAGCGCCAGAAAAGAGCTTGAAAAATTTGGCGTAGATAAAAGAATGGATATAAAAGATGTTGAATACACTGTTATCAGGGGAATACCATATGAGGAGATACTAAAGTTTGCCAGCGAAAAAAACATTGACCTCATTGTTATTGGAACTCACGGCAGAAAAGGTCTTGACAGGGTTTTATTTGGAAGCACTGCAGAAAGAGTGGTAAGAAACGCATCATGCCCTGTACTGACAGTAAGAGAACCAAAACAAAAAGGTTAA
- a CDS encoding pilus assembly protein PilP has product MKKRLVLILSILGIVFIGVIIAIVMMSYFGGKLDKESKAYVDNIVPSVFGRWDVSKMMQNASPEFLATIKSPQDRARLEDLFKACYERLGMLKQYNGSEGGATVYHEIGKGKTVYADYTARGTFENGQAKIVMRIIRKDNKWQIYSFNVISPVLLNTALPKKQASPETPKKEDTSKKASDMKTVTVVEYTAMKRRDPFIPLIVKAEAKPKSLIPIESYDVSEFKLIAILWDKTKYYAVITLPDGKSYTIREGIKLGLHGGKVYKITKDSVIIREHLRDYKGVLSPKDTILKLRREEEG; this is encoded by the coding sequence ATGAAAAAGAGGCTTGTATTAATACTCTCGATATTGGGTATCGTATTTATAGGTGTTATTATTGCCATTGTAATGATGTCTTATTTCGGTGGAAAACTGGATAAAGAGAGTAAGGCATATGTTGATAACATTGTTCCTTCTGTTTTTGGAAGATGGGATGTTTCAAAGATGATGCAGAATGCAAGTCCTGAGTTTCTTGCTACAATAAAGAGCCCACAGGATAGGGCTAGACTTGAGGATTTATTTAAGGCCTGCTATGAAAGGCTTGGCATGCTGAAACAGTATAACGGTTCTGAAGGAGGTGCAACGGTCTATCACGAAATTGGCAAGGGCAAGACAGTATATGCAGACTATACTGCACGAGGGACTTTTGAGAATGGGCAGGCAAAGATTGTAATGAGGATTATTCGAAAGGATAATAAATGGCAGATTTATTCCTTTAATGTTATATCGCCAGTCTTATTAAACACCGCTTTGCCTAAAAAACAAGCATCACCTGAAACTCCAAAGAAGGAAGATACATCGAAAAAAGCCTCGGATATGAAGACAGTGACAGTGGTTGAATATACTGCTATGAAAAGGAGAGACCCATTTATACCTCTTATTGTAAAAGCAGAGGCTAAACCTAAGAGTCTTATACCTATAGAAAGTTATGATGTCTCTGAATTTAAGCTTATTGCAATATTATGGGATAAGACAAAATACTATGCCGTTATTACTCTGCCTGACGGTAAGTCATATACAATTAGAGAAGGGATTAAGCTGGGTTTGCACGGAGGTAAGGTGTATAAAATAACAAAAGATTCTGTTATCATTAGAGAACATTTGAGAGATTATAAAGGCGTCCTCAGTCCGAAGGACACTATTTTAAAACTCCGTAGGGAGGAAGAAGGATGA
- a CDS encoding geranylgeranyl reductase family protein, with protein MIRTQVLIIGGGPAGSTAARFLSDSGIDTVLLERDMSYVKPCGGGIPSTAFHELNIPEEIVKKKIKKIHIISPKGEEIKVELKGGYLCITGRGTFDAKLRELAKKSGAILIEAEFLRFEEFRGKIISIARKKSSKDEIKIKSDYVIASDGITFRTGLSMKCNKPDCLSTISAHITSDNLDACEFWFGSSHASQFYSWVFPSDGYSSIGTGCVSSKDLSHLLNSFIKRRFGIPLKDFADQNFINKPRAFKIPSWNGTIFNINNILFAGDAAGTVMPVTYEGIYYAMKSGEFAAQAITEGKPSVYKKLWNSKFRNRFLLMSKIRNYLFGDDAHIEKFIALHKKPEVQEIAMRLWLKKETGSSAFISYLKFFKHFLKV; from the coding sequence ATGATCAGAACGCAAGTCCTTATTATAGGTGGTGGCCCTGCAGGTTCAACAGCCGCACGCTTTTTATCTGACAGCGGTATAGACACCGTGCTTTTAGAAAGAGATATGTCTTATGTAAAGCCATGCGGAGGTGGTATCCCATCCACAGCCTTTCACGAATTAAATATCCCTGAGGAAATAGTCAAAAAAAAGATAAAAAAAATACACATCATATCTCCGAAAGGAGAAGAAATAAAGGTCGAGTTAAAAGGCGGGTATCTCTGCATTACAGGCAGGGGAACATTCGATGCAAAATTACGAGAACTTGCTAAAAAAAGTGGTGCAATATTAATAGAGGCAGAGTTTTTAAGATTTGAAGAATTTAGAGGAAAAATCATATCAATAGCAAGAAAAAAATCATCTAAAGATGAAATTAAAATAAAGTCAGACTATGTGATAGCATCAGATGGAATAACTTTCAGAACTGGTTTAAGCATGAAATGCAACAAACCTGATTGCCTTTCTACTATAAGCGCACATATAACATCTGATAATCTCGATGCTTGTGAATTCTGGTTTGGCTCAAGCCATGCATCACAGTTTTATTCCTGGGTATTCCCATCAGACGGCTATTCATCTATTGGGACAGGATGTGTAAGCTCAAAAGATCTCTCACATCTTCTGAATTCATTTATCAAAAGAAGATTTGGCATACCATTAAAAGATTTTGCTGACCAGAATTTTATAAATAAACCGCGAGCATTTAAGATACCATCATGGAACGGCACCATCTTTAATATCAATAATATCCTCTTTGCAGGAGATGCTGCAGGCACAGTAATGCCAGTAACATATGAAGGCATCTACTATGCAATGAAATCAGGGGAATTTGCTGCACAGGCAATTACTGAAGGCAAACCGTCTGTTTATAAAAAACTCTGGAATAGCAAATTCAGAAATAGATTTCTACTGATGAGTAAAATAAGGAATTACTTATTTGGAGATGATGCCCATATAGAAAAATTTATTGCACTCCATAAAAAACCCGAGGTTCAGGAAATTGCAATGAGATTATGGTTAAAAAAAGAGACAGGGAGCAGTGCTTTTATTTCTTATCTAAAGTTTTTTAAACACTTCTTAAAAGTCTGA
- a CDS encoding galactose-1-phosphate uridylyltransferase yields MHELRKDPILSRWVAVLKDSMPPTFYLEKNIEHVMYDAENNDCILCQGSEDKTPPEIFAIREIGTPPNASNWHTRVIPKINPVFQIEGDLGRKGNGMYDKMNSIGANEIIIESPSHNTPPEDMGISQMIKVITTYKNRLSELEKDPRLRYTLIYKDCGKTAGELFHHPHSQVIATPVIPKGIKGELDGAKAYFYYKERCIFCDILNEEIRTGERIIMETDHFIAFIPYAPRFPFEYWIMPKRHNCAFQDISEEEVKDLSLVLMTTMKKMRTLFKNPSYNYVLHTAPNRMPRKDHWHTLGEDFHWHMEITPYLVTKSGFEWDAEFYILTTSPEDAAKYIKEV; encoded by the coding sequence ATGCATGAACTAAGAAAAGATCCAATACTCAGCAGATGGGTGGCTGTACTTAAAGACTCAATGCCTCCTACATTTTATCTTGAAAAAAATATTGAACATGTTATGTATGATGCAGAAAATAACGACTGCATATTGTGTCAGGGAAGTGAAGATAAAACACCGCCAGAAATATTTGCGATAAGAGAGATAGGCACTCCTCCAAATGCATCCAACTGGCATACAAGGGTTATTCCAAAAATAAATCCTGTATTTCAAATAGAAGGAGACCTTGGAAGAAAGGGAAATGGAATGTATGACAAAATGAACAGCATAGGTGCCAATGAAATAATTATAGAGTCTCCTTCACATAACACCCCTCCTGAAGACATGGGAATATCACAGATGATTAAAGTAATAACAACTTATAAAAATCGCTTATCAGAACTTGAAAAGGATCCAAGGCTACGATATACACTCATTTATAAAGACTGCGGCAAGACAGCAGGTGAATTGTTCCATCACCCACATTCACAGGTTATTGCAACGCCTGTGATACCAAAGGGTATTAAGGGGGAGCTCGATGGGGCAAAGGCATATTTCTATTATAAAGAACGTTGCATATTCTGTGATATACTGAATGAGGAGATAAGAACAGGTGAAAGAATAATTATGGAGACAGATCATTTTATTGCATTCATTCCATATGCACCAAGATTCCCGTTCGAATACTGGATAATGCCCAAAAGACATAACTGTGCCTTTCAAGATATATCTGAAGAAGAGGTGAAAGACTTAAGCCTGGTGCTGATGACAACAATGAAAAAGATGAGGACGCTCTTTAAAAATCCTTCTTACAATTATGTGCTTCACACAGCACCAAACAGGATGCCGAGAAAAGACCACTGGCATACGCTGGGAGAAGATTTCCATTGGCATATGGAAATAACACCATATCTCGTAACAAAGAGTGGATTCGAATGGGATGCAGAATTTTACATACTAACCACATCCCCCGAGGATGCAGCTAAATACATTAAGGAGGTTTAG
- the pilQ gene encoding type IV pilus secretin PilQ — translation MKNTGYRIKKNKKIVTHYLLLVAIFLLFTIGYSYAGNYQITNIEVIDNAVKIKVDGPIKYKVARSADPFRVIVDIEGVSTGRFKDKIYSRQAGITEISLTQIETPVVTARFDILLENPSTIIRPEMQGDILILNVEPKVITASSNDSQQLNAQKPTFDTQNPTQKVDNIAKEIAAVIFDKTDEGTELVIKGNGIMPEPTVFELDGKIIVDIPAVTMKASLPSSLLYPVKDLNYEAENGKVRFTVGIDGKVNTEVFAMEDEIIVDMPFKQKMVEQKMSKAEDEQSRSQSSHDAHRTASDTQLVSLDFQDADIVPILRLLGDVSGYNIVVHPDVKGKITMKLMNVPWEQALNIVLKTFNLEKVVEGNVIRIATLKAFQEEKKAVAETREVFGKAEDITTRVFTVNYSNVEKIRNSIEKGKLLSPRGSISVDTRTRSLIVKDIPSNLVEIQKLINNLDKQTPQVLIESRIVEMNTNFSKSLGVEWGSQYRPRMGDDNTTLSGGLGTTVTGGQSTGVGLVNLPATTTKIVSPTSAITLGYLNAAQTFGLDLRLSAIEAVGKAKLLSTPKIMTLENEQAIIRHGKRIPVTTPGTTQGTYTTTYIDANLKITVTPQVAPDSTILMKIEVNKDEPDFANKDTLGNPAIDTRSVSTQVLVKDGETVVIGGILKSSESNSDSGVPGLSKIPLLGWLFKKETKETSSEELLIFITPKIVKQQ, via the coding sequence ATGAAAAACACAGGCTACAGGATTAAAAAAAATAAGAAGATCGTTACTCATTACTTGTTACTCGTTGCTATTTTTTTACTCTTTACTATAGGCTATTCATATGCGGGTAATTATCAGATAACAAATATAGAAGTAATTGACAATGCTGTAAAAATCAAAGTAGACGGCCCCATAAAATATAAAGTAGCCCGTTCTGCTGACCCATTCAGAGTGATCGTAGATATAGAGGGAGTAAGTACTGGAAGGTTCAAAGATAAGATTTATTCGAGACAGGCAGGCATAACCGAAATATCATTGACTCAAATAGAGACGCCTGTTGTAACAGCACGATTTGATATCCTTCTGGAGAATCCTTCTACGATTATTAGGCCTGAAATGCAGGGGGATATACTCATACTTAATGTGGAACCAAAGGTTATTACTGCATCAAGCAATGATAGCCAACAGTTAAATGCACAAAAGCCAACTTTTGACACTCAAAATCCGACACAAAAGGTAGACAATATTGCAAAAGAGATCGCTGCAGTAATATTTGACAAGACCGATGAAGGTACTGAACTGGTCATAAAGGGTAACGGGATAATGCCTGAACCGACTGTTTTTGAGCTTGATGGTAAAATTATAGTGGATATTCCTGCCGTGACAATGAAGGCTTCTTTACCATCCAGCCTGTTATATCCTGTAAAAGACCTTAATTATGAGGCTGAAAATGGAAAGGTAAGGTTTACAGTTGGTATAGATGGGAAAGTGAATACCGAAGTGTTTGCAATGGAAGACGAAATAATAGTTGATATGCCTTTTAAACAGAAGATGGTAGAGCAGAAGATGAGCAAAGCAGAAGATGAGCAGAGCAGAAGTCAGTCATCGCATGATGCTCATCGCACAGCATCTGACACACAATTGGTATCGCTGGATTTTCAAGATGCTGATATAGTCCCGATTCTGAGGCTTCTTGGTGATGTTAGTGGATATAACATTGTTGTTCATCCTGATGTAAAGGGAAAGATTACAATGAAGCTCATGAATGTTCCATGGGAGCAAGCTCTTAATATTGTTTTAAAGACATTTAACCTTGAGAAGGTTGTTGAGGGCAATGTCATAAGGATTGCAACATTAAAGGCATTTCAGGAGGAGAAAAAGGCTGTTGCAGAAACAAGAGAGGTCTTTGGTAAGGCAGAAGATATTACAACAAGAGTATTTACTGTAAATTATTCGAATGTAGAAAAAATCAGAAACTCAATAGAAAAGGGAAAGCTTTTATCTCCAAGAGGGAGTATTAGTGTTGATACAAGAACGCGTTCATTGATAGTTAAGGATATCCCATCGAATTTAGTTGAGATTCAAAAGCTGATAAATAATCTCGACAAACAAACCCCGCAGGTGCTTATAGAATCGAGGATAGTGGAGATGAACACTAATTTTTCAAAGAGTCTTGGTGTTGAATGGGGATCTCAATACCGTCCGAGAATGGGTGATGATAATACTACTCTCAGTGGAGGACTCGGTACCACTGTAACTGGTGGACAAAGTACAGGAGTTGGACTTGTTAATCTGCCTGCTACTACTACAAAGATTGTCTCTCCGACAAGCGCTATAACGCTCGGGTATTTAAATGCAGCGCAAACATTTGGCCTAGATCTGAGATTGTCTGCAATCGAGGCTGTTGGTAAGGCAAAACTGCTTTCAACACCAAAGATCATGACCCTTGAAAATGAACAGGCTATCATAAGACATGGCAAGAGAATACCTGTTACCACCCCAGGTACAACACAGGGGACATATACAACAACTTATATAGATGCAAATCTAAAGATTACCGTAACTCCTCAGGTGGCACCTGACAGCACAATTTTAATGAAAATAGAAGTAAATAAAGATGAACCTGATTTTGCAAACAAGGATACCCTTGGTAATCCAGCTATAGATACGAGGTCAGTATCAACACAGGTTCTTGTGAAAGATGGAGAAACAGTTGTTATAGGTGGCATATTAAAGAGTTCAGAATCAAATAGTGATTCAGGGGTGCCTGGACTTTCAAAAATTCCTTTGCTTGGCTGGCTTTTCAAGAAAGAGACAAAGGAGACAAGCTCTGAAGAGTTGCTTATTTTTATAACGCCAAAAATTGTAAAACAGCAATAG
- a CDS encoding DUF3553 domain-containing protein, with protein MKRLYLKVGDKVRHLKYFSWGIGEVVEEKHSDLPGGFCFVRIAFQDGDERSFINDLNNELCCYYTGIKLIDEHNIWKT; from the coding sequence ATGAAGAGATTGTATCTAAAGGTCGGAGATAAGGTAAGGCATTTGAAATATTTTTCATGGGGCATCGGAGAGGTTGTTGAAGAAAAACACTCCGACTTGCCAGGTGGATTTTGTTTTGTAAGGATTGCCTTTCAGGATGGGGACGAACGTTCATTCATTAATGACCTGAATAATGAACTCTGCTGCTATTATACAGGCATAAAGCTGATAGACGAACACAATATCTGGAAAACTTGA
- the pilM gene encoding type IV pilus assembly protein PilM, translated as MFKRKNPIGLDIGSAYIKAVQLNDTKTGYELVLFDMIPIQQGVIIDGMVEDKPALIASIKELLKKINVKKSDAVIGVSGHSSVVIKRITIPLMTEEELGASMKYEAEQYVPFDINDVEIDFQILGPRAEEDGQMDVVLVAVKKSVIKDYNDVVSQAGLEPIIMDVDSFALSNMYEVNYGIEERKNIALVNIGASTTNINILQNGVPVFTRDSAIGSSHHTDALEKEFGIHREDAEQLKLGHSIEGISYGDVQLVINSASEEIYSELHMSFEYFKSSVAEEDIDKIILSGGASLIKGFSEAMADRLGIEVEVVNPFKNIKISEKLDVSYIREIAPIAAVAVGFGIRRAGDR; from the coding sequence ATGTTTAAAAGGAAAAATCCCATAGGCCTCGATATTGGATCAGCTTATATTAAAGCTGTGCAGCTTAATGATACAAAGACCGGCTATGAACTTGTCCTCTTTGATATGATTCCTATTCAGCAAGGGGTTATCATTGATGGGATGGTTGAGGATAAGCCTGCATTGATTGCGTCTATTAAGGAATTGCTCAAAAAAATCAATGTAAAAAAAAGTGATGCTGTCATAGGTGTTTCAGGTCATTCTTCTGTAGTAATAAAAAGAATAACCATACCTCTTATGACTGAAGAAGAATTAGGTGCCTCAATGAAATATGAGGCTGAACAATATGTACCATTTGATATTAATGATGTTGAAATAGATTTCCAGATACTCGGTCCGAGGGCAGAAGAAGACGGGCAGATGGATGTTGTTCTTGTCGCTGTTAAAAAGTCTGTGATAAAGGACTATAATGATGTTGTTTCACAGGCAGGGCTTGAACCTATAATTATGGATGTTGACTCATTTGCCCTCAGTAATATGTATGAAGTCAATTATGGCATAGAGGAAAGAAAAAATATTGCATTGGTTAATATTGGTGCAAGCACTACGAATATAAATATACTCCAAAATGGTGTACCTGTTTTTACGAGAGACAGTGCTATAGGAAGCAGTCATCATACGGATGCATTGGAGAAAGAGTTTGGGATTCATAGAGAGGATGCCGAGCAATTAAAGCTTGGACACTCTATAGAAGGCATTTCATATGGCGATGTGCAGCTTGTCATTAATTCTGCCTCAGAAGAAATATATTCAGAACTTCACATGTCTTTTGAGTACTTTAAGAGTAGTGTTGCAGAAGAAGATATAGATAAGATTATCTTGAGTGGAGGGGCATCCCTTATAAAAGGGTTCTCAGAGGCAATGGCAGACAGACTCGGCATTGAAGTTGAAGTTGTAAATCCATTTAAGAATATAAAAATATCAGAGAAACTCGATGTATCTTATATAAGAGAAATTGCACCCATAGCGGCAGTGGCAGTAGGTTTTGGGATTAGACGAGCTGGAGACAGGTAA
- a CDS encoding energy transducer TonB, translating into MPKLPKDIPPPKDISAAPSGRRSEQKSPKGTSDADSAVSSIPSRDITGKEGRSELPAPSGNKQGTSEKPKTFKEKFFDRDIIGKLAQKEKEEVKTDNGITFDTHEFKYYGYMQRLKEKIEGIWRYPPDAAEKGIYGDLYVKFTIKKNGKLGAVELVRTSGHKSLDDAAIKALKDAEPYWPLPDEWGKDGLTITGHFVYSLYGVYIR; encoded by the coding sequence ATGCCTAAATTACCTAAAGACATCCCACCACCTAAAGATATATCTGCTGCTCCATCTGGACGAAGATCAGAGCAAAAATCACCAAAAGGGACTTCAGATGCAGACTCTGCGGTGAGCAGTATACCATCAAGAGATATTACAGGCAAAGAGGGAAGAAGCGAACTCCCTGCCCCCAGTGGAAACAAACAAGGCACGTCTGAAAAACCAAAAACCTTTAAAGAAAAATTTTTTGATAGGGATATTATAGGCAAACTCGCCCAAAAAGAAAAAGAAGAAGTAAAGACAGATAATGGAATTACATTTGATACACATGAGTTTAAGTATTATGGCTATATGCAGAGATTAAAAGAAAAGATAGAAGGGATATGGAGATACCCTCCTGATGCAGCAGAAAAAGGTATATATGGAGACCTATATGTAAAATTCACCATTAAAAAAAATGGAAAGTTAGGTGCTGTTGAATTAGTCAGGACATCAGGTCACAAAAGTCTTGATGATGCAGCAATTAAGGCATTGAAAGACGCTGAACCTTACTGGCCTCTTCCTGATGAATGGGGGAAAGATGGCCTCACCATTACAGGGCACTTTGTTTATTCCTTGTATGGTGTTTATATCAGATGA
- a CDS encoding PilN domain-containing protein, translated as MIKINLLTEKKKKKKLKGMSDFVMVIIAVSSTVLILMGLITFLLKSNISRLRTESEFNKAKLSELNKKINEVKKYEKLNKEIEQRSVLIETLRKNQAIPVKMLSDVSTAVPEGVWLTSMTYNNSNVGLEGYAFTNIDIVSYVENLKKSENLADVYLEESKQVEVEKVQVYKFKLNFKMKV; from the coding sequence ATGATAAAGATTAATCTTTTAACAGAGAAGAAAAAAAAGAAAAAGTTAAAAGGCATGTCAGATTTTGTTATGGTGATTATCGCTGTAAGTAGTACAGTGCTTATACTGATGGGGCTTATTACTTTTCTATTGAAATCGAATATATCAAGGCTTAGGACAGAGAGTGAATTTAATAAAGCAAAACTATCAGAACTGAACAAAAAGATAAACGAGGTAAAAAAATACGAAAAATTAAATAAAGAAATAGAACAAAGGAGTGTACTTATAGAAACTCTAAGGAAAAATCAGGCTATTCCTGTAAAGATGCTCAGTGATGTGAGCACTGCTGTGCCTGAAGGTGTCTGGCTGACTTCTATGACATATAATAATAGCAATGTAGGGCTGGAAGGATATGCGTTTACAAATATAGATATTGTCTCTTATGTCGAAAATCTAAAGAAATCAGAAAATCTTGCGGATGTGTATCTTGAGGAATCAAAGCAGGTTGAGGTCGAGAAGGTTCAGGTATATAAATTTAAACTTAATTTTAAGATGAAGGTATAA